TCTCGTTGGTGTAGATGCATATCTCGCCGGCAATCGTCAGGCTGGATTCGACAATCTCCCGGGCCGACAGCTCGGTGTGGCGTAGCAGGGCGCGGGCGGCCGACTGAGCGTAGGGACCGCCGGAGCCGATGGCAATAATGCCTTCTTCGGGCTCCAGCACGTCGCCGTTGCCGGTAATGATCAGCGAGGCATCCTTGTTGGCCACGGCCAGCAAGGCTTCGAGACGGCGCAGGGTACGGTCGGTACGCCATTCCTTGGCCATTTCCACGGCGGCGCGAACCAGCTGGCCCTGATGTTTTTCCAGGTGGGCTTCGAAGTGCTCAAACAGGGTGAAGGCATCCGCCGTGCCGCCGGCAAACCCGGCAATCACCTGGTCGTTGTACAGGCGACGAACCTTGCGGGCGTTGCCCTTCATCACGGTGTTGCCCAGCGATACCTGGCCATCACCACCGATTACCACTTTGCCGTGGCGGCGTACTGAAACGATTGTAGTCACGCGCAGCTCCTGTTGGCTGTTCAGATAGCACGCAGCACGCTGCACGCGCTGCCTTTGCCATTATCTTGGGGCTGGAGAAGGGGAATTCAAGATATCGGCAGCCAATGCTGCCGATGGTTGGAGCATCAGGGTGTGGTGGTGCGTTGCTGGCGGAGCAGATTGTTGAAGCCGTTGCCGGACAAGGTCTGTTCGGCCTGGGTCCTTTTGCTCTGGTCGGCAAAAGGTCCGACCTGTACTCGGTGCCAGGTTTCGCCGTTGGCCAGCTTGGCATCTTCCAACCGGGCATCCAGGCCCATCAGGATGATCTGTGCACGCACCCGGTCCGCTTCGCTGCGCTGACGAAATGAGCCGGCCTGCAGGTAATAGCGAGTGCTGGACTCGGGCTTGGCTGCGGGCGGCGGCTTGGGCGCAGGCGGTGGGGGTGGCTCCGGGCGCGGTTTGGGTACCACTACTTCCGATTCGGGCAGCAGGGTATAGAAGTCATAGCTGGGGCCGGCGGGTTTCGCCGGTGCCGGTGGGGTAGTTGGTTGGGGCGGCGCGGTACTGCGCTTCACCGTGTCGCGGCCGGGTTCCAGCTGGAACAGAAAGGCGATGAACAGCCCCAGCACCAACCCGCACA
Above is a genomic segment from Halopseudomonas litoralis containing:
- a CDS encoding SPOR domain-containing protein produces the protein MAKARKTPRRGASRARSKPGRRVPAWLIAVCGLVLGLFIAFLFQLEPGRDTVKRSTAPPQPTTPPAPAKPAGPSYDFYTLLPESEVVVPKPRPEPPPPPAPKPPPAAKPESSTRYYLQAGSFRQRSEADRVRAQIILMGLDARLEDAKLANGETWHRVQVGPFADQSKRTQAEQTLSGNGFNNLLRQQRTTTP
- the hslV gene encoding ATP-dependent protease subunit HslV, with amino-acid sequence MTTIVSVRRHGKVVIGGDGQVSLGNTVMKGNARKVRRLYNDQVIAGFAGGTADAFTLFEHFEAHLEKHQGQLVRAAVEMAKEWRTDRTLRRLEALLAVANKDASLIITGNGDVLEPEEGIIAIGSGGPYAQSAARALLRHTELSAREIVESSLTIAGEICIYTNENHTIEELDANT